The genomic region TGTTGTAGCTCACCTGAAAAAGCACTTCCCTGATCTTGAGATCATGGCCGATGAGGTAGCGTCATGATCAGCAAAGGCAAGCTCGCGCAAATCCACATCGCCAAGGCCCAACTGGGCCTAAGCGACGAAGACTACCGTGCCATTCTTGCCCGCACAGCGGGTGTGAGCAGTGCCAAAGAACTCACAAACCGCACTATTGGCGGCGTGATGTTTGAGTTTCGCCGCCTGGGCTTTGAGCCAAAGCCCGCCAAAAAGGCAGGCCGCAAGGCGCCTAACCCACCACGCTCACGGCAGAACGTAATGGCAAAGATCGAAGCGATGCTGACCCATGCGCAGCGCCCCTGGGCATACGCCGACAGCATGGCAAAACGCATGTTTAAAGTTGAGCGGGTGGACTGGCTGGACGATGACCAGCTACACCGCCTAATGACTGGTCTTATCATCGATGCCAAGCGGCAAGGACGGTACCCCGATGACCTCGCATAAGCATAAGGTAGACAACCTAGATTTAGGCTTCGGCATCCCCGCCGATGCGCTGGACTACCTCGACCCGGAGATACTCAAGAAATGGCCGCAAGGCTTGAGCGACATGCTCACCGTGGTCGAGAACGCCCACATCCGTGCCGGTGATGAGCCCAAAGTAGCACGCAGCCGGGCCTTTGCCGCCGTGCGGGCGATCAGCTCGTTTGCCGGTGGCCGTAGCCTTTACGTACCACAAGGCCGCCAGTTAGATCGTGCCCTGCGGGATCGGGAAATATGGGAGCGACACACCGGCGACAACATCCCCCAACTGGTCGAAGACTACGATCTGACCGAAGCGCAGATATATAGCATCCTCGGCGAGCAGCGAAAACTTGCCCGCGCCAGAATGCAGTCAGATCTTTTCGGCGACAGCACAAACGGCTAAGCTAGCCTCAGCCAAATTAGAAATAATAAATAATAAGGGGAACACTGTGCAGAAAATTGCTACTTATGTTGCAACGACATTCGCTTTATTGATTGGGCAAGCGCACGCTTCCGAAGCTTGCACCGATATCTCAAACGACCAGCGCCGCCTAGCTTGTTACGATGCAGAATACCGGCCTGCCATCGAGCGAGAGAATGTATCTGAGTGGAATGTCAGTGAGCAAACTTCACCCATAGACGATAGTAAGACCGTGGTGTTACGTACAACGGCAATTGAGGCGATAGCAGGTCGGTTTGGAAGAGACAGTAGGCCAAACCTGATTCTGCGATGCCACGAAAACAAGACAGTCATGTACTTTGGTTTTGAGCAACACCACATGGCTGATATTCAGGGTTATGGCCGTGTAACGCTAAGGGTCGATCAGCAGAATGCCGTGACGCGAAATATGAAGGCTTCGACAGATAGTAAAGCGCTTGGGCTATGGAACGGCGGCCAGTCGATCCCAGTCATTCGTAGCATGTTCGATGGCGATGTTCTGACCGTACGCGCAACCCCGTTCAGTGAATCACCCATTACCGTTCAATTTCCTATCGCTGGATTAGAAGAAGCTATTTCTCCGCTGCGTGAAGCGTGCAACTGGTAAAGACCGAACTAACTATTATTATTAGAAAAGGTGCACTATGAGAGCGCTCACAGGGATAACAATTATCATTGCCGCGCTGCTGGCTGGTTGCGGCGAGAGCCAAGCCACCAGCAACGTCACCATCAATGAGGAAGCGATTAAGGCTGAAGTGATGGCTGGCAGCACTGCAAAAGACTTCCTAGTGACGGACGATGGCGTCATCTATGTGGGTGTTCTGGATAACGGCAACAACCGCGACGGCTACGCAATGTCTGTATGTGAAACTGTACGGGTAAACGCCACAGGCGAAGGTAGCCGCTTAGTTCGCATTATTGACGTTGCCGCTGTGTCCAGAGGCGAAGGTTTTAAGACGCTGGGGCGTCACCAATGTGACGTTTAGCGGTCACTGTAAAAACATCCTAACTATTAGATGCAAAGCCATGCCAACCACCAAGCTAATCCAAGAGCAAAAGCGTTTAAGAAGACTCGTCCTGTCTGAGTACGACATTATCGAGGCCAAGGATATTTGCCATTACATCTTGAAAAATGGCCTTTGGAATGAAGATGGCACACATGAAAAAAGGTTGCTGGGAAGATCACTCCAAAGCGCGATGGTTATGGCCTACTGTCGCCCGTTTTCTGGAAATAGTAAGACAGAACATACCCTGCCACACCCCAACGTCGATATAGACAAGAAGCTATCGGTAGAGCAGCATGGCCTGCATTTGGACTTAAAGCGGTTACGGCACAAGGTCTTTGCACACACAGATGCTGAGGTTAGGGACTTAGAAGTGGATGTAGCATCGCTTGAAGGTCGCCCTTCTATTGTCACGATGTCAATCGTGCATGAAGCAATGTTCTCTCAGAAAGAGTACATATTAATAAAATCACTATTTGATGTAGTAGAAGACCTCTTTGCTACAGAGCTGAAGAGAATTGAATCGACCTTAACCCCAGGAGATAGTTTTTAGATTTTTTTACTCGCCTACTGAATAAACTCCTAAACCGCTTGATTCCCGCCGCCTAGCCAAACCCCTCTAGCCTGAACCTCACTGCTTTGTGCTTCGCTCACCCGCAATGAGGCTCTCTCGCCATGCCCCGTGACGACATCTCTATCCATTTCCGACGCCGTGAATTTGCCTGCAAATGCGGGTGTGGGTTCGATACGGTAGACCTTGAAACCCTGGTGGTGCTGCAAGACATCCGCGCCCATTTCAACGTCCCCGTCATCATCAACAGCGGTTGCCGCTGCGCTGCCTACAACCAGCGGGTGGGCGGTGCTGCCGCCAGCCAACACGTCTTTGGCCGTGCAGCGGATATTCGCGTTCAGGGCATCGACCCTGGCGTGGTGGCCACCTACGTGGAAACCCAGCACCCGAATGTCAGCGTTGGCCGTTACAGCACCTTCACCCACATCGATACACGCACAAGCGGCCCTGCCCGCTGGCCTCGGGGGTGAGTATGCAATGGCGCGAAATAGCCGACACCGTTGGCGGTATGGCCCCGCTGATCGGCAGCGCCCTCGGTGGCCCTGCCGGGGCAGCCGTGGGCCAACTAGCCGCCAAAGCATTAGGCGTAAACGCCACCCCCGACGCCGTCGCCCAGGCGCTCGGCGACCCTGACGCCGCTATCAAACTCAAGCAGCTCGAAAACGACCACCAGCAAACCCTCACCCGCATGGTGCTAGAAGCCGAAAGCGTGCGCCTTGGCGAGGTTAATAAAACCATGCGTGCCGAAGCCGCCAGTAACGATGCCTATGTGCGCCGTTGGCGGCCCACCTTTGGCTACTTAACGGCGCTTGCCTGGGTTATCCAGTGCGTGGCCATTGCCTGGTCGATTGTGGCCACGCCTGAGCAAGCCGGTGTGGTAGCCCAAGCCGTTACCGCGCTAACCCCCATGTGGGGCGTGGCGCTTGCCATGCTAGGGATTAACGCCACCTGCCGAAGCCGCGATAAACAAGTGGCTGCAGGGCAACAGCCCAGCGGGTTTATGGATGCCGTTGTGAAGCGCGTCGGCGGATAACCAAACAATAAGGGAACACCATGGAGTTAATTAACTGGTCAGCCGCCAAGCTGCTATTTGATGTACTACAAGCCCTGTTTATGGGCGTGATGGCCGTGTACGTGTACTGGCTTAACAAGCACCGCGCCAGCCAAACCGCCATTAAAGGCACCCATGACCGCATTGATGGCGTGGAGAAAAAGGTGGTGAACCTGGAGCACAAAATGGAGCGCCTGCCCAATCACGAAGACCTGAACAAGCTGCAAGAGCAAATGGCGCGTACCAACGTGCTGTTAGCTGAAATTAACGCCAGCCAGAAAGCGACATCGGCACAGGTCAACCGCATGAATGACTATCTGATGAACCAGCCGCGAGGGGGTCACTAATGAGCCAGAGCTTCCAAGACTTTGAAACCGAAGGTCGCCGCCTGGGCATCCTGCGGATTCTCTCACGCCGCGCTCAGTTCACCACCAACGAGTACTCACTCAACGAAGAGCTAAAGGCCCATTACGGTCATCACGTCAGCCGCGACAAGCTGCACGGCGACTTAGCGTGGCTAGATGAACAAGGCCTGGTGATCACACAGCAGCCACGCGCCGGTTGGGTCATTACGCTAACTGGCCGTGGTTCTGACTGCGCGCAAGGCCTTGCCAATGTACCGGGCGTTGCCAAGCCACGCCCAGGAGCATGAGCCATGCCCCCACGCAACAAGGTGTTCGACCTGCCCCAAGAGGTACGCGAACAGCTAAACGAGAAGCTGGTAAGCAGCGGTTTTCAGGGCTACGAAGCGTTAGCCGGTTGGCTAAGCGAGCGCGGTTATAACGTTTCAAAGTCGAGCGTGCATCGCTATGGCCAGGACTTGCAGGAAGAGTTCGAGGAAGCCATGGGTGACGTGCGTAAAACCACCGAGCTAGCCCGCGCCATGGCATCGGAAGGCGAAGACGAAAGCGGCCACTTGATCGACGCGACTGCCCGGATCGTGCAAGACCAGCTGCTGCGTATCTCCATCGCGATGCGTAAAGCTGAGCATGAACCCGATGTGGCAGCAAAGCACCTTTCCAGCGTGACCAAAGCCCTGGCCGATATTGGCCGCGTTTCGCTTAGCCAGAAAAAATGGGCTAAGGAGTTGCGGGTGGAAGTCGCTAAAGAGGCGGCAGAGAAAGCGGAAACCAGCATGGCCACGCAAGGCATGAGCCGTGAAGCCATTGATTCCATCAAGCGCGACATCTTGGGGATTGCCTAATGAGCGCCGCACCTTCTACAGCGCCCGCAGCCGCGCTACCTGAATCCGTTCTGCTGCCTTACCAAAAGGCATGGATCGAAGACACCTCCGATCTCAAGATCGCCGAGAAAAGCCGCCGTACCGGCTTAACCTGGGGCGAAGCCGCCGATGCCGTACTAACGGCCAGCAGTGCCAAAGCTGCCGGGGGCACCAACCACTTCTATGTGGGCAGCAACAAAGACATGGCCATCGAATTTATCGATGCCTGCGCCATGTGGGCCAAGGCATTCAACCGCGCTGCCAGCCACATCCAGGAAGAGCTGTACCAAGATGAGGATAAAGACATCCTCACCTTCAACATCCACTTTGCTAGCGGCTTCAAAATCCAAGCGCTTAGCTCGCGCCCCAGCAACATGCGTGGCCGCCAGGGTAACGTCACCATTGACGAAGCCGCGTTCCATGACCAGCTCGCCGAAGTGCTCAAAGCCGCACTAGCCCTCACCATGTGGGGTGCCAAGGTGCGCCTGATCAGTACCCACAACGGCGTCGAGAACGTCTTCAATGAGCTGATCCAGAACAGCCGTGCTGGCAAGCAGCGCTACAGCGTTCACCGCATCACGCTGGATGACGCCTGCGAGCAAGGGCTCTATCAGCGCATTTGCCAAGTGCGCGGCAAGCCCTGGAGCTTGGAAGCGGAAGAGCAGTGGAAAGCCAACCTGCTGAACGACACGGCCTCGCGGGAAGACGCGCTAGAAGAGTACTACTGCGTACCCAAGGCAGGCGGCGGTGCTTACCTTTCCCGCGCCATGATTGAAGCGCGCATGGTCGATGCGCCGGTCATACGCTTTGAAGGCAGCGCCGAATTCAACGCAGTACCCGAGCACTACCGCGCCCTGGAAATAAACGCCTGGTGTATTGAACATCTGCTGCCCCTGCTGGAAAAACTCGACCCCAAGTTGGCTCACTGCTTTGGCGAAGACTTTGGCCGCAGCGGCGATTTAACCGTGATTGCCCCCATGGCCATCACCCAGCAGCTCGTGCGCCAGGTGCCGTTCCTGGTCGAGCTGCGAAACGTACCGTTCAAGCAGCAAGAGCAAGTGCTGTTCTTTATTGCCGACCGCCTGCCAAAGCTACAAGGCGGCGCGCTGGATGGTCGTGGCAACGGCCAATACCTGGCCGAGCAGGCAGCCGAGCGCTACGGCAGCATTGTGGAAGTGGTCATGCTTTCCCAGAGCTGGTACCTGAACAACATGCCCCCCTTCAAAGCCGCGTTTGAAGATGAGCTGATCACACTGCCCCGCGACAGCAACGTGGTCGATGACCTTCGCGCCCTGCAAGTCATCAAGGGCGTGCCCAAGCTGCCCGATGCCAAAACCGGCGACAGCAAAGACCGCCACGGCGATGCCGCTATTGCACTGGCCATGGCGTACTACGCCAGCCTGATGGATATGGTACCGATTGAATTCACCCCCGCGCCCCTGCCTGGTGTTCCTAATCAGGACGACGACAGCGACGACATTGATATGCACGGTTTTGGAATAGGAGGCGGCGCATGGTAAGCCCTAAAGCACTCATCAAGCGGTTATTCGGCAGCGACAGCCAGGCGCTGGAGGAAGAACAAACCCAGGATGCACGTATTGGCCAGCTCAAGCGCGAGTTCGCCGAGCACCCCACCAAAGGGCTAACGCCTGCGCGCTTGTACCAGATATTGGAAGCCGCCGAGCAAGGCGACCTGAAGGCGCAGTCTGAACTCTTTGACGATATGGAAGAGAAAGACGCCCAGATCGGAGCCGACCTGGGCAAGCGTCGCCAGCTAGCCGCCGAGCTTGAATGGCAGATCGTACCGCCCGATAACGCCACCGCTGTAGAGAAGCGCGCCACTGAGCAAGCCATTGAAGTATTCAGCGCGCTGGAAGTCGAAGACCTTATTCTTGATCTCGGTACCGGCATCGGCCACGGCTGGGCCAACCTAGAGCTACCGTGGCAGCGCGACGGCGCACTGCGCTATATCGAACAGCCCACGCTGCGCCCACATTCATGGTTCCGCTTACACCCCGATGACCAGAACTGCATCACCCTTCGCGATAACAGCGCAACCGGTGCCGAGCTGTGGCCACTCGGCTGGGTGCAACACCGCCACCGTGCAAAGTCCGGCTACGTTGCCCGCATGGGTTTACACCGCATGCTGGCATGGCCGTACTTGTTTCAGAACTATGCGCTCGGGGATCTGGCTCAACTGCTGGAAATCTATGGCCTACCGGCACGCATCGGTAAGTACCCGAAAAACGCGACTGAAAAAGAGAAAGCCACGCTGCTGCGTGCCGTCGTCACCTTGGGCCAGAACGCCGCTGGCATTATCCCTGAAGGCATGGCCATCGACTTTACCGAGGCAGCGGGTAAAGGCAGCTCTGCCGATATTTACAAAACGATGATGGATTGGTGCGAACGCGCCAAGGCTAAAGCGATTCTAGGCGGCACCTTAACCTCCGGTACCGGTGAAGGTACGAACACAAATGCGCTGGGCAATGTTCACGAGCGAGGGCAAACCAGCCTGATTCGCTCCGACGTGCGCCAATACGCGGGCAGTATCCGCAATAGCATCCTGTGGCCCATGGCGGCGCTTAACTTCGGTATTGATAAGCCAAACCGCGCCCCCCGTTTCTTTTTGGATACGGGCGAAACCGAGGATCTTGAACGCCTATCGAAGTCACTGCCCACCTTTGTGGACATGGGCGCGAAGATCCCGCTGTGGTGGCTTCATGAGAAAAGCGGCATCCCCAAAGCCGCCGAAGGTGAAGAGGTGCTGATGCCAAAGGCAGCGCCAAATTCCTTTGGTGCGCTACGTTTGGCACAATCGAACCAGCCGCTCGCCGCATTGCGGCAGGCGCCCACACAGCCAGGCCAACCCAGCTACTACCGTGACGCCACCCTCGACCAGCTCGACGACCAGGCGCAGCCGATTGTTGATAGTTGGGTCAACCTGGTGCAGCAGCTCGCCGAGCAAGCGGGAAGCCTAGAGCAGCTGCAAGAGATGATCGCCACGGCCTTTGATGACTTGGATGAAAGCGAGCTTGCAAGCGTGATGGCCACAGCGTTTGAAGCGGCTGCGTTAGCAGGCAGAGCCACGGTCGATGAGGAAACCGGCAATGCCGATTAGTGCCCAGTTCCGTCGGCCTTTTCCTGAGCAGGTCAGCTTCTTTCGTAACAAGCTGAACTTGCCCACGACCCGCTCCGGGCAAATCACCCGCGACCAAAACGACGCCGCCTTTGTGGTGGCCGGTGCCACGAAAGCCGACCTGCTGGCGGATCTGCGCGGTGCCGTCGATGACGCCATCAGCAACGGCCAAAGCCTCGGCGAGTTCCGCCAGCAGTTCAATGAGATCGTGTCGAAACGCGGATGGACGGGCTGGACAGGCGAAGGCAGCAAAGCAGGTCGCGCCTGGCGCACCCGGCTTATTTACAAGACGAACCTGGATACCAGCTACGCCGCTGGCCGCTGGGCGCAGATGACCGACCCAGATGTGGTGCGCCTGCGCCCGTATTGGCGTTACGTACACAACACGGTCGAGAACCCACGCGTGCAGCACAAGCGCTGGCACAATTTGGTGCTACGCGCCGATGACCCATGGTGGCAAACCCACTATGCGCCCAATGGATTCGGCTGCAACTGCGGTGTGGAAACGCTTAACGAGCGCGGCCTGCGTCGCCTGGGCAAAGACGGCCCGGACACTGCACCGAATGACGGCACCTATGAGCACGTCGATAACACCACCGGCGAAGTCGTCACCGTTCCCAACGGCATCCAACCCGGCTGGGACTACGCACCAGGGCAAACAGCAACCGAGCGTGCGATCGCCGCCCGCCTTAACCGCCTGGATAGTGTAGAGGCCACCATCGCCCGGCAACACGTTACCGACTTGGTAGCAGCGCCTTTATTCAACCGCTTCTGGAATGGCGAGGTGCGAGGCGAATATCCGGTGGCGGTGGTACCACCTGTCGAACGCCAAGTGTTAGGGGCAGAAAGCCCCGTGGTGCTGCTCTCTCAAGAGAGCCTAACGGCGCACAAAATTAGCCACCCCGAGGTGGGGCTTGAGGACTACCGCCGGATTCAGAAGATACTGGATGAAGGCGAGGTGTACCAACGCGAAGGCGAACCAGGGCGCATGGTCTATCTAAGCCTGGGCGAACGGCTATACAGAGCCGCATTAAAGCGCACAGGCGATGGCAAGAAGAACTATTTCCTCACACTGTTTATCGTGAGCGATGAAAAAGCCGAGCGGGAAGTCAGGCAGAAGATGGAGCGTGTGCGCTAGAGAAGAACGTGGTGCAACGCTGGTTCGCCATCCCCAGATACCTCATCTGCTTTCGCAGGGTACACCAGGCGAATATTGGTCTTTTGCACCACACGAACAGTATAGGAGAGAACCGTGATCACCATCAACGCTAATACCGATGCCATCGAACGCGCCATCACCGACCTGATGAGCAAGGGCGAAAATCTCACCGCGCCGATGAAGAGCATCGGTGAAGAGATGATCAACCGCACTCAGCAACGCTTCCGCGATAAAGAAGCGCCAGACGGCACGCCCTGGGCAGCTAACTCCCCCGTCACTGAGAAGCGCAAAGGGCATGGCCGAGTACTCGAAGGCGAGAGCAATGAGCTTTCCAAACAGTTCAGCTACTCGGCTGCTAGCGATAGCGTCGAATGGGGCAGCCTGATGGTCTACGCCGCGATGCAAAACTACGGTGGTACCAAAGCGGAGTTCCCGCATCTCTGGGGCGACATACCAGGGCGTGAGTTTATCGGCTTCTCAGATGACGACGAAGACGAAGTGTTGGGCATCCTCGCTGATCATTTGAGTCTCTAACGCCGCCTCGCAACGTGGCCTTATAAGCGCCGCTAAGGCGCTACCCGCTACGTTGGCCCGGCTTTTATACGTAAGGCGCGTTAGACGTGCGTTAGATGTCGATATACGATTTATTTAAGGTCATGATAGACTCTCGCGCCTAAGGAGTAGGCTACATGAAAGACATTGACATTCGTCGAGCGCTTTTTGCTGGTGCTCTCAAACAGCATCAGTCAGAGCCTGACACTCGCATAGTGGAAGAGCTTGGACTTAACCATGGAGAAGCACGGATCGACGTTGCTGTAGTCAACGGCGTAATCCATGGCTTTGAAATTAAAAGCCAAAAAGACACATTGGAGCGACTCCCAACACAGCTTCCCATTTACTCCGCCTCTCTCGATTATGTAACTTTAGTGGTACATGAAAGTCATGTTAAAAAAGCTTGCGAGCTAATTCCCAAATGGTGGGGAGTACAGGTGGTTAAAGGTACTGCTGAAGCTGTGACATTCCACCAAAGGCGAAGCTCTAAACCAAATCCTTCAGTAGACCCAATGTGCCTGCTTAGGCTTCTTTGGAAAGAGGAAGCACTTCAGATTTTGGAAGATTCGGGAATAAAACGGGGATATAAAAGCAAGCAAAAGGATGTAATCTACAAGAAGATTCTTGATGAATTGAGCCCGACTGTTATCGGGCTCAAAGTTCGTCAAGCATTAAAGTCCAGAGAGAATTGGAGAATAGATTTCACGCCACATAGTTCGGCGCTTGACCCTGTTGAAGCTGTCGAACAACAAAAGTGAGATGGTGGTTGGTAGCGTCACGACGCCATTGAGATGCATTACCTACTGACTCTGTTTTATTAGCTCGCTTGGAGTAAATCTCGTCTCCAAAACTGAAGCCTGCACCTCTATAACAAGGGTGAGCTATTAACTGTTGGCATAAGCCAAAAATTTGCTCAAACCCATATTTTTTAACGCCCCGCCCTTTGAAAATCACCCACGTATCTTCTGATGTATATCGAATATTGGCCGACATTTGCATTGTGCGAGGATCCAAATCCGCTATCTCTGGATGAGCAATTGCATAGTCACCATACAGTGGCAGCCTTTCCAGCCTTCTATTGTGGTAATCCTGCGACACACGTTCCCACATTAGCCAGTCTGCACGTTGGATGGTACTAATTCCAACGCCCTGGCCGGACATATTTTCAGGGAAACCTGAGGCAGCTAAAACAAGAGTTCTCCATTGATTAATATGAGGTAACTGATTAAGTAAGTGGCGGCATGAGATAACTGCCCTATCTATTTCAGCTGCACCTACAGATCCCACATCTAAAACTAGGTCAACATCTTCTGGATGGAGTTCTAACTTTGCAAGTGTTGAATCAAGAAGCTGCGTAAGATCAGGTTCATCACCAGCGGCTTCATCAAGCCTTATGCATACGCCTCGGCCGTCTTTTTGCACCGCTGTTTTTATAACCTGCATTGTCTGGCTGTCATAGCTGGTCCATGCAACAGGTATAGCTTTGACATTCAATGACCGCAGCTCGTCCATGATCCATTCAAGGACATGCGAACCGTCTTGCAAAATCGGAGAGTCAAGCAGCCAACTATCAATCCAGATTGGATCTTCAGTACCCCAATGGGCTTCCATCTGCCTGGGTAATTTAGAAACATGTGCATCTAACTCTACCGGATCGCGAGTCTCGTCATAAACAGTTGGAATTGGAACAACTTCAGCGATTGGTGTAAGCAAAGCCTTGTCTTGGGGGTATAGCTCTTTTAGAGCGGTATATTCACCCTGTTTCCATTTAAGGATTGGAACATAATTTATTTTCTTCATAAGCCACCATGCGAATTAGATTTAGGGTAAGGCTACGAATGTAGCAGCTTGCTAAGCCTTATTTCTATGGTTTCTAATACATACCTTAGTCTTGATGAACAAAAACTCCTAAAGCGCTTTAAATCCACGCCCCGCCCTAAGCCCCCGATCATGGGGGCATGAAAACACAACGCCTTCAAACAAAGCCCCGCGTCGCCGTTTGTGCTCTACGAGTGCAAGCCACCGACGACAAAACGCGCCTGATGCCTGCTGGCACCTTTCACGCACCGCGTGGGGCTGCTGAAGGCACCGGCCCATGGCATCTCTCTGCCGAGCATGCCCAAGCTATCATCCGCTTGGCCGCTGCGCGCAGTACCGACATCGCCATCGACTACGAACACCAAACCCTGTACGCCGAAAAGAACGGCCAGCCCGCGCCCGCTGCTGGCTGGGTCGACCCGCGCTCGCTTGAGTTTCGGGACGATGGCCTTTACGGCGCGATTGCCTGGACGGCCAAAGCCCGCGCAGCGATCACGCCAGGGCCAAATGGCGAACCTGCTGAGTACCTCTACCTCTCCCCCGTTTTTCCCTACGACGCCAACGGCGTGCCGCTCGATCTGCTGCACCTGGCGTTAACCAACACCCCCGCCATTGATGAGGGCGCGGCGCAGCTTGCCGCTGCTCGGATGGCGATTACCCACGACGTCACCAATGACGCCCAGGAGATCGACACCGTGAAACGTGAGCAACTGATTCTGACCCTTGGCCTAGCGGCTGAGGCCACCGAAGAGCAAATTGATGGCGCGATCGCCGCGCTGAAAGCCAGCGCCGCCGATGCCAAGGCATTGCGTGAGGCACTGGGTGCCAAAGATGACGCGAAGCCGGATGAAGCCGTTGCGGCCCTTAAAGCCTCCAGCGCTACCGCCGCCCCCGACATGACGCAGTTTGTGCCTGTGGCCGTGTACCAAGAAACCACCCAGCAACTGGCCGCGCTAAAAGCCAACAGCAACACCGCCGAGCTAGATGCCCTGATCAAGGAAGGCTTGGACGATGGCCGTATTCCCGGCCAAGCCACCGCCGATTGGCTGCGCGTTCAGGGCATTGCCGCTTGTAAAGCCCACCTTGAAGGCGCGCCCAGCATCGCTGCGCTCAAAGCTACCCAGACCCAGGGCAAGCCACCAGAAGGCACCAAAGAAAAAGATGGCGAACTGTCCGACACCGAGCTGGCGGTGTGCAAGGCGATGAACCTAACGCCCGAGCAGTACCGCGCCGCCAACCCAGCGTAATAGCTGGCCACTCTCCACACGCAAGAGGATCACACCGTGACCGCTGCAACCCAAAACCGAAACACCCCGCACCGCTTAGGGCTGTCTCGTGGCCATCTGGTCGCGGCGGCAACCGAAGTGTTTGCAGGCACGATCGCCGTCATCAATGCCGACGGCTTTACCGAGCCAGGCACCACCGCTACCGGCCTCACCGCTGCCGGTGTGTTCGATCACTACCAGGACAACACGTCAGGCGGCGATGGCGACCAGGTCGTGGAAGTGAAACGCGGAAACTTCCGGTTCGATAACTCGGCCAGTACCGACGAGATCACCGCCGCCGACATCGGCCAGGTTTGCTACATCGTCGATAACCAGACCGTCGCCAAAACCGACGGCACCGCCACCCGCTCCCCCGCTGGCATTGTCGACGACGTCGACGACGCAGGCGTGTGGGTCAACATCGACCCGACTAACGGCGTGGCCGCTAGCGCGTAATAAGGACTGCCTACATGGATCTTACTCAATCAAATTTGAAGGTGCTGTTCCAGGCCTACAACGCCGCCTTCCAGCAGGGCTTTACCTCCATGGGGGAACAGGCAGCGCTGTACGAGCTGTTCTGTACCACCGTGCCCAGCACCACTGCCGTGGAAGTGTACCCGTTCCTCAAGAGCCTGCCGCGTATGCGCGAATGGCTGGGCGATCGCGTCATCCACTCGCTCGAAGGTGCCGCCTTCAGCATCACGAACCGTAAGTTCGAGCTAACCGAAGGCGTGCCACGGGATTCCGTAGAAGACGACACCTACGGCCTGTGGTCGCCCATCTTCCAAGAGTTTGGCCGCAGCTCTCGCGAGCATCCCAACGAACTCGCCGTGGAAGTGCTTGAGCAAAACCCCGAGTGCTACGACGGCCAGCCCCTATTCGATACCGACCACCC from Halomonas sp. 7T harbors:
- a CDS encoding phage head morphogenesis protein; translation: MPISAQFRRPFPEQVSFFRNKLNLPTTRSGQITRDQNDAAFVVAGATKADLLADLRGAVDDAISNGQSLGEFRQQFNEIVSKRGWTGWTGEGSKAGRAWRTRLIYKTNLDTSYAAGRWAQMTDPDVVRLRPYWRYVHNTVENPRVQHKRWHNLVLRADDPWWQTHYAPNGFGCNCGVETLNERGLRRLGKDGPDTAPNDGTYEHVDNTTGEVVTVPNGIQPGWDYAPGQTATERAIAARLNRLDSVEATIARQHVTDLVAAPLFNRFWNGEVRGEYPVAVVPPVERQVLGAESPVVLLSQESLTAHKISHPEVGLEDYRRIQKILDEGEVYQREGEPGRMVYLSLGERLYRAALKRTGDGKKNYFLTLFIVSDEKAEREVRQKMERVR
- a CDS encoding phage protease — encoded protein: MKTQRLQTKPRVAVCALRVQATDDKTRLMPAGTFHAPRGAAEGTGPWHLSAEHAQAIIRLAAARSTDIAIDYEHQTLYAEKNGQPAPAAGWVDPRSLEFRDDGLYGAIAWTAKARAAITPGPNGEPAEYLYLSPVFPYDANGVPLDLLHLALTNTPAIDEGAAQLAAARMAITHDVTNDAQEIDTVKREQLILTLGLAAEATEEQIDGAIAALKASAADAKALREALGAKDDAKPDEAVAALKASSATAAPDMTQFVPVAVYQETTQQLAALKANSNTAELDALIKEGLDDGRIPGQATADWLRVQGIAACKAHLEGAPSIAALKATQTQGKPPEGTKEKDGELSDTELAVCKAMNLTPEQYRAANPA
- a CDS encoding sce7726 family protein; amino-acid sequence: MKDIDIRRALFAGALKQHQSEPDTRIVEELGLNHGEARIDVAVVNGVIHGFEIKSQKDTLERLPTQLPIYSASLDYVTLVVHESHVKKACELIPKWWGVQVVKGTAEAVTFHQRRSSKPNPSVDPMCLLRLLWKEEALQILEDSGIKRGYKSKQKDVIYKKILDELSPTVIGLKVRQALKSRENWRIDFTPHSSALDPVEAVEQQK
- a CDS encoding beta family protein, yielding MKKINYVPILKWKQGEYTALKELYPQDKALLTPIAEVVPIPTVYDETRDPVELDAHVSKLPRQMEAHWGTEDPIWIDSWLLDSPILQDGSHVLEWIMDELRSLNVKAIPVAWTSYDSQTMQVIKTAVQKDGRGVCIRLDEAAGDEPDLTQLLDSTLAKLELHPEDVDLVLDVGSVGAAEIDRAVISCRHLLNQLPHINQWRTLVLAASGFPENMSGQGVGISTIQRADWLMWERVSQDYHNRRLERLPLYGDYAIAHPEIADLDPRTMQMSANIRYTSEDTWVIFKGRGVKKYGFEQIFGLCQQLIAHPCYRGAGFSFGDEIYSKRANKTESVGNASQWRRDATNHHLTFVVRQLQQGQAPNYVA
- a CDS encoding phage virion morphogenesis protein is translated as MITINANTDAIERAITDLMSKGENLTAPMKSIGEEMINRTQQRFRDKEAPDGTPWAANSPVTEKRKGHGRVLEGESNELSKQFSYSAASDSVEWGSLMVYAAMQNYGGTKAEFPHLWGDIPGREFIGFSDDDEDEVLGILADHLSL